The Frondihabitans australicus genome includes a region encoding these proteins:
- a CDS encoding SGNH/GDSL hydrolase family protein, whose amino-acid sequence MLGRSTLRAAGAAILLALGISSSIGAAAPAAAAPATAATTTASPTPTTTGLAYVALGDSYAAGYGLSHLTKQPVAACDQSGLDYPHRIAAALGLRLTDVTCAGATTANVIDTKQNGAAPQIDALSARTRLVTISIGGNDSGLFSTAQSCIALSKNGPIFGASSSTTTCKSEFVTKGHDALTSAIETKTAKGLAATFRAIKHRAPNAAVVVIGYPAVFPDRANTPKSGCYRPLVDSESLADGFPKDAFPFTATDVAYLHGVQVVLDRVTAEQAAKAGVTYVSTLAGSEAHSGCATTGSYISGISLTASEYFKSISLQTGALHPNSRGVAYLTSQATPAVEKALTPTASPTPTASAGSHQGAGAGFRGLVWIVALAALVAAFVVLLAVFRRRRAARTDTGGSDIGDSDAGA is encoded by the coding sequence ATGCTCGGGCGGTCGACTCTGCGAGCGGCGGGGGCCGCGATCCTGCTCGCCCTCGGCATCTCCTCGAGCATCGGTGCCGCAGCCCCGGCCGCCGCAGCCCCGGCAACTGCAGCCACGACGACGGCGAGCCCCACTCCGACCACCACGGGACTCGCGTACGTCGCCCTCGGCGACTCGTACGCCGCCGGCTACGGTCTCAGCCACCTCACGAAGCAACCCGTCGCCGCGTGCGACCAGTCGGGCCTCGACTACCCGCACCGCATCGCCGCAGCCCTCGGCCTCCGCCTCACCGACGTCACCTGCGCCGGCGCCACGACCGCGAACGTGATCGACACGAAGCAGAACGGCGCCGCCCCTCAGATCGACGCGCTGTCGGCCCGCACCCGCCTCGTGACCATCTCGATCGGCGGCAACGACTCCGGCCTCTTCTCGACCGCGCAGTCGTGCATCGCCCTGTCGAAGAACGGCCCGATCTTCGGCGCCTCGTCATCGACCACGACCTGCAAGAGCGAGTTCGTGACGAAAGGCCACGACGCACTCACGTCGGCGATCGAGACGAAGACGGCGAAGGGCCTCGCCGCGACGTTCCGCGCGATCAAGCACCGAGCGCCGAACGCCGCAGTGGTCGTCATCGGCTACCCCGCGGTCTTCCCCGACCGCGCGAACACGCCGAAGTCCGGCTGCTACCGCCCTCTCGTCGACTCCGAGTCGCTCGCCGACGGATTCCCCAAGGACGCCTTCCCGTTCACGGCTACCGACGTCGCCTACCTCCACGGCGTGCAGGTCGTGCTCGACCGCGTGACCGCCGAGCAGGCGGCGAAGGCGGGTGTCACCTACGTCTCGACCCTCGCGGGCAGCGAGGCGCACTCGGGCTGCGCGACCACCGGCTCCTACATCTCGGGCATCTCGCTCACCGCCTCCGAGTACTTCAAGTCGATCTCGCTCCAGACCGGCGCGCTCCACCCGAACTCCCGAGGCGTCGCGTACCTCACCTCGCAGGCGACCCCGGCCGTCGAGAAGGCGCTCACGCCCACGGCCTCGCCGACCCCGACCGCCTCTGCGGGGTCGCATCAGGGCGCAGGAGCCGGCTTCCGCGGCCTCGTCTGGATCGTCGCCCTGGCAGCACTGGTCGCCGCGTTCGTCGTGCTCCTCGCCGTCTTCCGACGCCGCCGGGCTGCCCGCACCGACACCGGCGGCTCCGACATCGGCGACTCGGACGCCGGCGCCTGA
- a CDS encoding RNA polymerase sigma factor, whose product MITDDEIDVWARARDGDPEAFGSLFDRHRDRVFGQALRLVRTPHDAEDVTALVFLEAWRKRGSVRVVDSSILPWLLVTTNYVSRNATRAARRHRAAMASLPQAVPTPDHADVVLDAMDAGSRDAIVRQAFIRLPKPDQDVLTLCVVHEFTLQQAADGLGVPLGTVKSRLSRAKKRLADLTKNSFTDAAALAALGDQS is encoded by the coding sequence ATGATCACCGACGACGAGATCGACGTCTGGGCTCGCGCCCGCGACGGCGATCCCGAGGCCTTCGGGTCGCTCTTCGACCGCCACCGCGACCGCGTCTTCGGGCAGGCGCTCCGCCTCGTCCGCACGCCGCACGACGCCGAGGACGTCACAGCCCTCGTGTTCCTCGAGGCCTGGCGCAAGAGGGGCAGCGTGCGCGTGGTCGACTCCTCGATCCTGCCCTGGCTTCTCGTCACCACGAACTACGTCTCACGCAACGCGACCCGGGCCGCTCGGCGCCACCGTGCCGCGATGGCCTCGCTGCCTCAGGCCGTGCCCACGCCCGATCACGCCGATGTCGTGCTCGATGCGATGGACGCAGGATCCCGCGACGCGATCGTCCGGCAGGCGTTCATCCGCCTGCCCAAGCCCGACCAGGACGTCCTCACGCTCTGCGTCGTCCACGAGTTCACCCTGCAGCAGGCCGCCGACGGCCTCGGGGTGCCGCTCGGCACCGTGAAGTCGCGCCTGTCTCGGGCGAAGAAGCGACTCGCGGACCTCACGAAGAACTCTTTCACCGACGCGGCGGCCCTCGCCGCGCTAGGAGACCAGTCATGA
- a CDS encoding sigma factor-like helix-turn-helix DNA-binding protein produces the protein MSAALATQQVTAPRVDAGGVFAAFARLSPDDRDVLGLRVIAGFTPAQAAVGLGLTPAAVEQRLAAARRRLRSTAPGIPDDVVTETLRTLC, from the coding sequence ATGAGCGCAGCTCTCGCAACACAGCAGGTCACTGCACCACGAGTCGACGCGGGCGGCGTCTTCGCCGCCTTCGCGCGGTTGTCGCCAGACGACCGCGACGTCCTCGGCCTGCGCGTCATCGCCGGCTTCACACCCGCTCAGGCGGCGGTGGGGCTGGGGCTCACGCCGGCCGCGGTCGAGCAGCGTCTCGCCGCGGCCCGGCGTCGCCTGCGCAGCACGGCACCCGGCATCCCCGACGACGTGGTCACCGAGACCCTGCGCACCCTCTGCTGA
- a CDS encoding DUF3097 domain-containing protein → MPSGPGAGFGPDRYGDDVLAKGWRDAGRTQVRVVDAVRDLVVEETTTGFTGAIVRVEAQTVELVDWKDRVRAFPLTGSFSIDGEPVRLQYPKASAPVSRLRSASGSFAVEGAKARVALPSRIFVEGRHDAELVEKVWGHDLRVEGVAVEYLEGVDHLTDVLREFRPSPSRKVGVLVDHLVPGSKESRIANSIAQSPLGRAVLVVGHPYVDVWQAVRPERLGMKSWPQVPRSIEWKHGICEHLGWPHEEQADIARAWQRILGQVRGFGDLEAAFLGRVEELIDFVTAPAG, encoded by the coding sequence GTGCCTAGCGGCCCGGGGGCCGGTTTCGGACCCGACCGATATGGCGACGACGTCCTGGCGAAGGGCTGGCGCGACGCCGGCCGCACGCAGGTGCGGGTCGTCGACGCGGTGCGCGATCTCGTCGTCGAGGAGACCACCACCGGCTTCACCGGGGCGATCGTCCGGGTCGAGGCCCAGACCGTCGAGCTCGTCGACTGGAAGGACCGCGTGCGGGCCTTTCCGCTGACGGGCTCGTTCTCGATCGACGGCGAGCCGGTCCGCCTGCAGTACCCGAAGGCCTCGGCTCCTGTCTCGCGCCTCCGGTCGGCGTCCGGCTCGTTCGCCGTCGAGGGCGCCAAGGCCCGCGTGGCGCTGCCGAGCCGCATCTTCGTCGAGGGCCGCCACGACGCCGAGCTCGTCGAGAAGGTCTGGGGCCACGACCTCCGCGTCGAGGGAGTCGCCGTCGAGTACCTCGAGGGCGTCGACCACCTCACGGACGTCCTCCGGGAGTTCCGCCCCAGCCCCTCGCGCAAGGTCGGCGTGCTCGTCGACCACCTCGTGCCCGGCTCCAAAGAGAGCAGGATCGCGAACTCGATCGCCCAGAGCCCCCTCGGCCGGGCCGTGCTCGTCGTGGGCCACCCCTACGTCGACGTGTGGCAGGCCGTGCGGCCCGAACGCCTCGGGATGAAGTCGTGGCCTCAGGTGCCTCGCTCGATCGAGTGGAAGCACGGCATCTGTGAGCACCTCGGCTGGCCGCACGAGGAGCAGGCGGACATCGCCCGGGCTTGGCAGCGGATCCTCGGGCAGGTGCGAGGCTTCGGCGATCTGGAGGCGGCGTTCCTCGGTCGGGTGGAGGAGCTGATCGACTTCGTGACGGCTCCCGCCGGGTAG
- the gatB gene encoding Asp-tRNA(Asn)/Glu-tRNA(Gln) amidotransferase subunit GatB — MAARPDLMDFDKALELFEPVLGFEVHVELSTKTKMFSDAPNFFGGEPNTNITPVDLGLPGSLPVVNGQAVKYAISLGLALGCSIAPSSRFARKNYFYPDLAKNYQISQSDEPIAFDGSVEVELADGTLFTVPVERAHMEEDAGKLTHIGGSTGRIQGAEYSLVDYNRAGVPLVEIVTRPIFGAEHRAPELGAAYVSTIRDIVRALGISEARMERGNLRCDANISLRPRGQEKLGTRTETKNVNSFRSVERAIRYEIQRQAAILAAGGTITQETRHWHEDTGRTSAGRPKSDADDYRYFPEPDLVPVEPSLELIDELRAALPESPVAMRRRLKAEWGFTDLEFQDVVNSGLIGELVDTVGAGAAPQSARKWWTGEIARLANAAGPDVEASSLVSPQHVAELIALVDSGDLTDRLARQVLEGVIAGEGAPAEVVEARGLKVVSDDGALIAAIDEALAQQPDVLEKIRDGKVQAAGAVIGAVMKAMRGQADAARVRELVLERAQA; from the coding sequence ATGGCCGCCCGCCCCGACCTCATGGACTTCGACAAGGCCCTCGAGCTGTTCGAGCCGGTGCTCGGCTTCGAGGTGCACGTCGAGCTCTCGACCAAGACCAAGATGTTCTCGGACGCCCCGAACTTCTTCGGCGGCGAGCCCAACACGAACATCACGCCGGTCGACCTGGGCCTTCCCGGCTCGCTGCCCGTCGTCAACGGCCAGGCCGTGAAGTACGCGATCAGCCTGGGCCTGGCCCTCGGCTGCTCGATCGCGCCCTCGTCGCGATTCGCGCGGAAGAACTACTTCTACCCCGACCTGGCGAAGAACTACCAGATCAGCCAGTCCGACGAGCCCATCGCGTTCGACGGCTCGGTCGAGGTCGAGCTCGCCGACGGCACCCTCTTCACGGTGCCCGTCGAGCGCGCCCACATGGAAGAGGACGCCGGCAAGCTCACGCACATCGGAGGCTCCACCGGCCGCATCCAGGGTGCGGAGTACTCGCTCGTCGACTACAACCGCGCGGGGGTGCCGCTGGTCGAGATCGTCACGCGGCCGATCTTCGGGGCCGAGCACCGGGCTCCTGAGCTCGGGGCCGCCTATGTCTCGACTATCCGCGACATCGTGCGCGCCCTCGGCATCTCTGAGGCCCGCATGGAGCGCGGCAACCTCCGCTGCGACGCCAACATCTCGCTGCGCCCTCGCGGGCAGGAGAAACTCGGCACCCGCACCGAGACGAAGAACGTCAACTCGTTCCGCAGCGTCGAGCGCGCCATCCGCTACGAGATCCAGCGTCAGGCGGCGATCCTCGCCGCAGGCGGCACGATCACGCAGGAGACCCGGCACTGGCACGAAGACACCGGCCGCACGAGCGCCGGTCGCCCGAAGAGCGACGCCGACGACTACCGCTACTTCCCCGAGCCCGACCTCGTGCCGGTCGAGCCGTCGCTCGAGCTGATCGACGAGCTCCGCGCCGCGCTGCCCGAGTCGCCCGTGGCCATGCGCCGGCGCCTCAAGGCCGAGTGGGGCTTCACCGACCTCGAATTCCAGGACGTCGTGAACTCCGGCCTCATCGGCGAGCTGGTCGACACGGTAGGCGCCGGAGCCGCGCCGCAGTCCGCCCGCAAGTGGTGGACCGGCGAGATCGCCCGTCTCGCGAACGCCGCCGGCCCCGACGTCGAGGCGTCGTCGCTGGTCTCGCCGCAGCACGTCGCCGAGCTGATCGCGCTCGTCGACTCGGGTGACCTCACCGACCGTCTGGCCCGCCAGGTGCTCGAGGGCGTCATCGCCGGCGAGGGTGCTCCCGCCGAGGTCGTCGAGGCGCGCGGGCTCAAGGTCGTCTCCGACGACGGCGCGCTCATCGCCGCCATCGACGAGGCGCTCGCTCAGCAGCCCGACGTGCTCGAGAAGATCCGCGACGGCAAGGTCCAGGCCGCCGGCGCGGTCATCGGCGCCGTCATGAAGGCGATGCGCGGCCAGGCCGACGCAGCCCGCGTGCGCGAGCTCGTCCTCGAGAGAGCGCAGGCCTGA
- the gatA gene encoding Asp-tRNA(Asn)/Glu-tRNA(Gln) amidotransferase subunit GatA: protein MTHDLIHLSAADLASKLASREVSSVEVTKAHLDRIAGVDGDVHAFLHVSENALAAAAAIDERRAAGETLGELAGVPIAIKDVLCTLDMPSTSGSKILEGWVPPYDATVVAKLRAADLVPLGKTNMDEFAMGSSTEYSAYGPTRNPWDLDRIPGGSGGGSAAAVAAFEAPLALGSDTGGSIRQPGAVTGTVGVKPTYGSVSRYGAIALASSLDQVGPVSRTVLDSALLHDVIKGHDRRDSTSLTDDWPSFAAAARAGLAPDALKGVKVGIVRELNGEGFQQGVKARFAEAVATLQAAGAEIVEVSAPSFEYAISAYYLILPAEASSNLAKFDSVRFGLRVTPEGGGTVEDVMAATREQGFGPEVKRRIILGTYALSAGYYDAYYGSAQKVRTLVQRDFSRLFDEVDVLISPSAPTTAFPIGEKVDDPLAMYLNDLTTIPANLAGIPGLTLPMGLAAEDGLPTGLQLMAPAREDARLYTYGAALEQLFEASWGHSLISQAPHLEYSEQTAATEGVV, encoded by the coding sequence GTGACGCACGACCTGATCCACCTCAGCGCCGCCGACCTGGCCTCGAAGCTCGCCTCGCGCGAGGTCTCGAGCGTCGAGGTCACGAAGGCGCACCTCGACCGCATCGCGGGCGTCGACGGCGACGTCCACGCGTTCCTCCACGTCTCCGAGAACGCTCTGGCGGCGGCCGCGGCCATCGACGAGCGCCGTGCCGCGGGGGAGACCCTCGGCGAGCTGGCCGGCGTGCCGATCGCGATCAAGGACGTCCTCTGCACGCTCGACATGCCGTCGACGTCGGGCTCGAAGATCCTCGAGGGCTGGGTGCCGCCGTACGACGCGACCGTAGTCGCCAAGCTGCGGGCGGCGGACCTCGTGCCGCTCGGCAAGACCAACATGGACGAGTTCGCCATGGGCTCGTCGACCGAGTACTCCGCCTACGGGCCGACTCGCAACCCGTGGGACCTCGACCGGATCCCCGGCGGCTCGGGCGGCGGCTCGGCCGCGGCGGTCGCTGCCTTCGAGGCGCCGCTGGCCCTCGGATCCGACACGGGCGGCTCGATCCGTCAGCCCGGCGCGGTCACCGGCACCGTCGGCGTGAAGCCGACCTACGGGTCGGTGAGCCGCTACGGCGCCATCGCGCTCGCGTCGAGCCTCGACCAGGTCGGCCCGGTCTCTCGCACCGTGCTCGACTCCGCGCTCCTGCACGATGTCATCAAGGGCCACGACCGACGCGACTCGACCTCGCTGACCGACGACTGGCCGTCGTTCGCCGCCGCTGCGCGCGCCGGGCTCGCTCCCGACGCGCTCAAGGGCGTCAAGGTCGGCATCGTGCGCGAGCTCAACGGCGAGGGCTTCCAGCAGGGCGTCAAGGCCCGCTTCGCCGAGGCCGTTGCGACCCTCCAGGCCGCCGGAGCCGAGATCGTCGAGGTCTCCGCGCCCAGCTTCGAGTACGCCATCAGCGCGTACTACCTGATCCTGCCCGCCGAGGCGTCGTCGAACCTCGCGAAGTTCGACTCCGTGCGCTTCGGCCTCCGCGTCACGCCCGAGGGCGGCGGCACCGTCGAGGACGTCATGGCGGCCACCCGCGAGCAGGGCTTCGGCCCTGAGGTGAAGCGTCGCATCATCCTCGGCACCTACGCCCTCAGCGCCGGCTACTACGACGCGTACTACGGCTCGGCGCAGAAGGTCCGCACCCTCGTGCAGCGCGACTTCTCGCGGCTGTTCGACGAGGTCGACGTACTCATCTCGCCGTCCGCGCCCACGACGGCGTTCCCGATCGGCGAGAAGGTCGACGACCCGCTGGCGATGTACCTCAACGACCTCACGACGATCCCGGCGAACCTCGCCGGCATCCCAGGCCTCACGCTGCCGATGGGGCTCGCGGCCGAGGACGGCCTGCCGACCGGCCTCCAGCTGATGGCCCCGGCCCGCGAGGACGCCCGCCTGTACACCTACGGCGCCGCTCTGGAGCAGCTGTTCGAGGCCTCGTGGGGCCACAGCCTCATCTCGCAGGCTCCCCACCTCGAGTACTCCGAACAGACCGCCGCGACCGAAGGAGTGGTGTGA
- the gatC gene encoding Asp-tRNA(Asn)/Glu-tRNA(Gln) amidotransferase subunit GatC: MSEITREQVEHLAGLARIALTPAEIDRLTGELGQIVDSIAKVSEVAGADVPATSHPIPLVNVFRDDVVGETLTQEQALAGAPEHDGTRFKVSAILGEEQ, encoded by the coding sequence ATGTCTGAAATCACCAGGGAGCAGGTGGAGCACCTCGCTGGGCTCGCCCGCATCGCCCTGACCCCCGCCGAGATCGATCGCCTCACCGGCGAGCTGGGGCAGATCGTCGACAGCATCGCCAAGGTGTCCGAGGTCGCGGGTGCCGACGTGCCCGCCACGAGCCACCCGATCCCGCTCGTCAACGTGTTCCGCGACGACGTGGTCGGCGAGACGCTGACGCAGGAGCAAGCGCTCGCCGGCGCACCCGAGCATGACGGCACACGCTTCAAGGTCTCGGCGATCCTGGGAGAAGAGCAGTGA
- a CDS encoding alpha/beta hydrolase — translation MPHAPSAIVDTVADFTSTAGDSVAAPAGDSQASGADVITLSAPVQGVPHHSSDLAGCAALDGRASSSTRTGDFRPAACLSQLSEASASQLKRFGASLHDDAAEDVDFATVIGEKGSAQATANWWSTLTTTRRQQLIDTMPGVVGNLEGVPYTVRDVANRLTLTTTINDLELEQTRAQFGLVSFGDEARRLTMLQQVSIALQRGREGDDATRQLVSLDTVFPGRAAVSVGDLDTADNVSLMVPGMLYTVSNQITYWTDRAADLHSEQELYSNALASQTNRPTTSATVAWMGYRTPDLTNVLSLTLARAGAVHLEDTVRGLDAERQADLPRVNVIAHSYGSTTATIALSSGKIHVDSLTVLGSPGSVVPRADDLAVTRGSVYAAAAALDPVAGSGVFGVDPGGTSFGATLLNVAGGTDPFTEQHLAATFTHNTYFMPGSESIRNLALIGIGQGSLAGGRAPAPSAPAGSSEPSLAYVRPQDVYRESLAV, via the coding sequence GTGCCTCACGCACCCTCCGCGATCGTCGACACGGTCGCCGACTTCACGTCGACGGCGGGTGACTCCGTCGCTGCTCCCGCAGGCGATTCTCAGGCTTCCGGAGCCGACGTCATCACCCTCTCCGCACCCGTTCAGGGCGTGCCTCACCACTCGTCCGACCTGGCCGGATGTGCCGCCCTGGACGGCCGCGCGAGCTCGTCGACCCGAACGGGGGACTTCCGCCCGGCCGCCTGCCTGTCGCAGCTTTCTGAGGCCTCTGCCTCCCAGCTGAAGCGATTCGGCGCGTCGCTCCACGACGACGCTGCGGAGGACGTCGACTTCGCGACGGTCATCGGCGAGAAGGGCTCCGCGCAGGCGACGGCGAACTGGTGGTCGACTCTCACGACGACGCGCCGGCAGCAGCTGATCGACACGATGCCCGGGGTCGTCGGCAACCTCGAGGGCGTGCCCTACACCGTGCGCGACGTGGCGAACCGCCTCACGCTGACGACCACGATCAACGACCTCGAGCTGGAGCAGACGCGCGCGCAGTTCGGCCTCGTGTCGTTCGGCGACGAGGCGCGCCGCCTCACGATGCTGCAGCAGGTCTCGATCGCCCTCCAGCGCGGTCGCGAGGGCGACGACGCGACGCGGCAGCTGGTCTCGCTCGACACGGTCTTCCCGGGTCGCGCCGCGGTGTCGGTCGGCGACCTCGACACGGCCGACAACGTCAGCCTGATGGTGCCCGGCATGCTCTACACGGTGTCGAACCAGATCACGTACTGGACCGACCGCGCCGCCGACCTGCACAGCGAGCAGGAGCTCTACTCGAACGCCCTCGCCAGCCAGACGAACCGTCCGACGACCTCGGCGACCGTCGCCTGGATGGGCTACCGCACCCCCGATCTCACGAACGTCCTCAGCCTCACCCTCGCCCGCGCCGGTGCCGTGCACCTCGAAGACACGGTGCGCGGGCTCGACGCCGAGCGTCAGGCGGACCTGCCGCGGGTCAACGTCATCGCGCACTCCTACGGCTCCACGACCGCGACGATCGCGCTCTCCTCCGGGAAGATCCACGTCGACTCGCTCACCGTCCTCGGCTCGCCGGGCAGCGTGGTGCCCCGCGCCGACGACCTCGCCGTCACGCGCGGCAGCGTCTACGCCGCGGCGGCGGCCCTCGACCCGGTGGCCGGCAGCGGCGTCTTCGGCGTGGACCCCGGCGGCACGTCCTTCGGGGCGACGCTCCTGAACGTGGCGGGCGGCACTGACCCGTTCACGGAGCAGCACCTGGCCGCGACGTTCACGCACAACACCTACTTCATGCCCGGGTCGGAGTCGATCCGGAACCTGGCTCTGATCGGGATCGGGCAGGGGTCGCTGGCCGGTGGCCGTGCTCCTGCGCCCTCGGCCCCCGCAGGGTCGTCGGAGCCGAGCCTCGCCTACGTGCGACCGCAGGACGTCTACCGCGAGAGCCTCGCCGTCTGA
- the ligA gene encoding NAD-dependent DNA ligase LigA yields the protein MASTPTDFEAARDEVARLTERINALRDEYYEGNGSTASDGEYDELVHRLAALEGEFPELLSPDSPTQTVGGRAETTQFAPVQHAERMLSLDNVFSYDELAEWASKVVRDAGASKVRWLTELKIDGLAINLRYENGRLVTAATRGDGVVGEDVTGNVLAMGTIPERLDGTGHPPLVEVRGEIFFPVAEFDSLNAAQRDAGERVFANPRNAAAGSLRQKREGKSPEKLALMERRLKSLRMLVHGIGAWPVPELEAAASVTSQSEIYGLLGSWGLPISTHFRVFDEVADVEKFITRYGEQRASVEHQIDGIVIKVDDLSLHDELGATSRAPRWATAFKYPPEEVNTKLLDIVVSVGRTGRATPFAVMEKVEVAGSEVRQATLHNQQVVKAKGVLIGDTVVLRKAGDVIPEVLGPVVELRDGSEREFVMPENCPECGTRLAPAKEGDIDLRCPNSESCPAQVRGRVEHIASRGSLDVEGLGEVAAAALTQPEEPKIPPLRTEAGLFDLTMRDIFPVRVVVRDSETGMVKLDDDGTPKLVTPFRRRRNKADGPWDPNAEAFEGDEHSVPSKTAIEMLANLEKAKTSPLWRILVGLSIRHVGPVAARALADWFGSLSAIRIASREELAAVDGVGGIIADALLDWFEVDWHREIIDRWEAAGVQFATPGHPGPGAAEAAGGVLSGLTVVATGSLEGFTREGAQEAILAAGGKAGNSVSKKTDFVAAGPGAGSKLTKAEALGVRIIDAAEFALLVTEGPGALGAPSEGEEEVPKEGDAE from the coding sequence ATGGCCTCGACGCCGACAGACTTCGAGGCCGCGCGAGACGAGGTCGCCCGACTCACCGAGCGCATCAACGCGCTTCGCGACGAGTACTACGAGGGCAACGGCTCGACGGCCTCGGACGGCGAGTACGACGAGCTGGTGCATCGGCTCGCAGCTCTCGAGGGCGAGTTCCCCGAGCTCCTGTCGCCCGACAGCCCCACCCAGACCGTGGGCGGCCGGGCGGAGACCACGCAGTTCGCTCCCGTGCAGCACGCCGAGCGCATGCTCAGCCTCGACAACGTCTTCAGCTACGACGAGCTCGCCGAATGGGCGTCGAAGGTCGTCCGCGACGCCGGGGCGTCGAAGGTCCGCTGGCTCACCGAGCTCAAGATCGACGGGCTCGCCATCAACCTCCGCTACGAGAACGGCCGTCTCGTCACCGCGGCGACCCGCGGCGACGGCGTCGTCGGCGAAGACGTGACGGGCAACGTCCTGGCCATGGGGACGATCCCCGAGCGACTCGACGGCACCGGGCACCCGCCCCTGGTCGAGGTGCGCGGCGAGATCTTCTTCCCGGTCGCCGAGTTCGACTCCCTCAACGCGGCTCAGCGCGACGCGGGCGAGCGTGTGTTCGCCAACCCGCGCAACGCCGCGGCCGGCTCGCTCCGGCAGAAGCGCGAGGGGAAAAGCCCCGAGAAGCTCGCGCTCATGGAGCGCCGCCTGAAGAGCCTGCGGATGCTCGTGCACGGCATCGGCGCCTGGCCCGTGCCGGAACTCGAGGCGGCCGCCTCGGTGACGAGCCAGTCCGAGATCTACGGCCTCCTCGGCTCCTGGGGCCTGCCGATCTCCACGCACTTCCGAGTCTTCGACGAGGTCGCCGACGTCGAGAAGTTCATCACGCGCTACGGCGAGCAGCGTGCCAGCGTCGAGCACCAGATCGACGGCATCGTGATCAAGGTCGACGACCTCTCGCTGCACGACGAGCTCGGCGCGACCAGCCGCGCCCCGCGCTGGGCCACGGCCTTCAAGTACCCGCCGGAAGAGGTCAACACCAAGCTCCTCGACATCGTCGTCAGCGTCGGCCGCACCGGGCGGGCCACGCCGTTCGCGGTGATGGAGAAGGTCGAGGTCGCGGGCTCCGAGGTGCGGCAGGCGACGCTCCACAACCAGCAGGTCGTCAAGGCCAAGGGCGTCCTCATCGGCGACACCGTCGTGCTGCGCAAGGCCGGCGACGTGATCCCCGAGGTGCTCGGCCCGGTGGTCGAGCTGCGCGACGGGTCGGAGCGCGAGTTCGTCATGCCCGAGAACTGCCCCGAGTGCGGCACTCGGCTGGCTCCTGCGAAAGAGGGCGACATCGATCTGCGCTGCCCGAACAGCGAGAGCTGCCCCGCTCAGGTGCGCGGCCGGGTCGAGCACATCGCCTCGCGCGGCTCGCTCGACGTCGAGGGGCTCGGCGAGGTCGCGGCCGCGGCTCTCACGCAGCCGGAGGAGCCCAAGATCCCGCCGCTGCGGACCGAGGCGGGTTTGTTCGATCTCACGATGCGCGACATCTTCCCGGTGCGCGTGGTCGTGCGCGACTCCGAGACCGGCATGGTCAAGCTCGACGACGACGGCACGCCGAAGCTGGTCACGCCGTTCCGGCGGCGACGCAACAAGGCCGACGGGCCGTGGGATCCGAACGCCGAGGCCTTCGAGGGCGATGAGCACTCGGTGCCGTCGAAGACCGCGATCGAGATGCTGGCCAACCTCGAGAAGGCGAAGACGAGCCCGCTCTGGCGGATCCTCGTGGGCCTCAGTATCCGACACGTGGGGCCTGTCGCGGCGCGCGCCCTGGCCGACTGGTTCGGCTCGCTCAGCGCAATTCGGATAGCGTCGCGAGAAGAGTTGGCGGCCGTCGACGGCGTCGGCGGGATCATCGCAGACGCCCTCCTCGACTGGTTCGAGGTCGACTGGCATCGCGAGATCATCGACCGGTGGGAGGCGGCCGGGGTACAGTTCGCCACCCCCGGTCACCCGGGCCCCGGTGCCGCTGAAGCCGCGGGCGGGGTGCTCTCGGGCCTCACGGTCGTGGCCACCGGAAGCCTCGAGGGCTTCACGAGGGAGGGCGCCCAGGAGGCGATCCTCGCCGCCGGCGGGAAAGCCGGCAACAGCGTCAGCAAGAAGACCGACTTCGTGGCGGCAGGCCCGGGCGCCGGGTCGAAGTTGACGAAGGCGGAAGCACTCGGGGTACGAATCATCGACGCGGCCGAATTCGCGCTCCTCGTGACGGAGGGCCCGGGGGCCCTCGGCGCCCCCAGTGAGGGGGAGGAGGAGGTCCCCAAAGAGGGGGACGCCGAGTAG